GGCGCACCCGGGACCCGAAGGAGGTCTCGATCGCCTGGCAGATCGACGCCTACCGCTTCGAGCTGCCCTTCCTGGCCGCCCCGATGGACTCGGTCGTCTCCCCGCAGACCGCCATCCGGATCGGCGAGCTCGGTGGTCTGGGCGTGCTGAACCTCGAAGGCCTGTGGACCCGCTACGAGGACCCGCAGCCGCTGCTCGACGAGATCGCCGAGCTGGACGAGGCCACCGCCACCCGCCGTCTGCAGGAGATCTACGCCGCTCCGATCAAGGAGGAGCTGATCGGGCAGCGCATCAAGGAGGTGCGCGACTCCGGCGTCGTCACCGCCGCTGCGCTCTCCCCGCAGCGCACCGCCCAGTTCTCCAAGGCCGTCGTCGACGCGGGCGTGGACATCTTCGTCATCCGCGGCACCACGGTCTCCGCCGAGCACGTCTCCGGCGCGGCCGAGCCGCTCAACCTGAAGCAGTTCATCTACGAGCTGGACGTCCCGGTCATCGTCGGCGGCTGCGCCACGTACACCGCCGCCCTGCACCTGATGCGGACCGGCGCCGCGGGCGTCCTGGTCGGCTTCGGCGGCGGCGCCGCGCACACCACCCGGAACGTGCTGGGCATCCAGGTCCCGATGGCGACCGCCGTCGCCGACGTGGCCGCGGCCCGCCGCGACTACATGGACGAGTCCGGCGGCCGGTACGTGCACGTCATCGCCGACGGCGGCGTGGGCTGGTCCGGCGACCTGCCGAAGGCGATCGCCTGCGGCGCGGACGCCGTGATGATCGGCTCCCCGCTGGCGCGCGGCACCGACGCGCCGGGCAAGGGCCACCACTGGGGCATGGAGGCCGTTCACGAGGACGTGCCGCGCGGCAAGCTGGTCGACCTGGGCATCGTCGGCACCACCGAGGAGATCCTCACCGGTCCGTCGCACACCCCGGACGGCTCGATGAACTTCTTCGGCGCCCTGCGCCGCGCGATGGCCACCACGGGCTACAGCGAGCTCAAGGAGTTCCAGCGCGTCGAGGTGACCGTCGCGGACTCGCAGCACCGCCGCTGACGCTTCCCGTCGTACGGGAGAGGGCCCCGCACCGACCGGTGCGGGGCCCTCTCCCGTACGCGCGCGTGCTCCGGTCAGTCGGAGGCGCCGGCCTTCCGGGCGCCGGAGAAGGCGGCGACGGGGCCGAGCGCGAGGAAGAGGAAGGTCATGGCGTCCTTGCCCTCGTTCCACGCGTCGGTCAGCATGCCGAACTGCTGGAAGAAGAGCTCGGTGAAGGAGAGGCCGAACTCCTTGGAGGCGAAGACCGCGATGCCGACGAGCTGGCCGAGGTAGACGGCCCCGAGGGCCAGGACCGCGCTGACGATCGGCAGCACGGGGTTGGTGCCGCCGACCTTGCCGGCGGCGAAGCCGACCGCGAAGCCGACGCCGACCGCGGCCCAGCCGATCTCGACCTCGACGCCGCCCAGGACGGCGCCGTAGATGCCGGCGGTGACCAGCGCGGCGACGACGGCGGCGAGGATGCCGAGGCCGATGTTGTTCCGGCGGGGCGCGGGCGCCGGCGGGTAGGCGCCGAACGGGTTCTGGCCGTCGGGAGCCTGACCGAACGGGTTCTGCCCCGCGGGCTGCTGGGGCGCGCCCGGCGCGAACGGGTTCTGGCCAGCGGGCTGCTGGCCGGGCGCGCCCTGGGCGTACGGGTTGCCGGGCGGCGGAACGGGCTGGCTCATGGTGGTGGTCCCCCAAGACGGATGCCGCACGGGTGTGCGACCAATGGGGCGGGAGACTAGCAGCCCGCTCCGACAGTGGCCCACCTGTTACCTGGGTTCAGAGCCGGTGCGCGGTGCCGGCGGGGGTGGCGCCGCGGGTGTCGAGGAGGAGCTGGGCCTTCACGGCGAGGCCCTGGAGGTCGTAGACGCGGTGGTGCTGGAGCAGGACCGTCAGGTCGGCGTGGGCGGCGGCCTCGTAGAGGGAGTCGGCGCGGGGGACGGGGAGGTCGCGCACCCGCCAGTCGGGGACGTGCGGGTCGTGGAAGCTGACCGTCGCGCCGAGGTCCATGAGGCGGTGGGCGATCTCGTCGGCGGGGGAGCCCTCGCGGTCGGCGAGGTCGGGCTTGTACGTGATGCCGAGCAGCAGGATCCGGGCGCCGCGGGCGGACTTGCCGTGCTCGTTGAGGAGCGCGGCGGCGCGCTGGACGACGTACCGCGGCATCCGCTGGTTGACCTGGCCGGCGAGTTCGACGAGGCGGAGCGGGTGGTGGCCGCCGAGCCGCTCGACGGGGACGCCGTGGCCGCCGACGCCGGGGCCGGGGCGGAACGCCTGGAAGCCGAAGGGCTTGGTCTCGGCGCAGCGGATGACGTCCCAGAGGTCCACGCCGAGTTCGTGGCAGAGCACCGCCATCTCGTTGACGAGGGCGATGTTGACGTGCCGGAAGTTGGTCTCCAGGAGTTTGACCGTCTCGGCCTCGCGGGGGCCGCGGGCGCGGACCACCTTGTCGGTGAAGCGGCCGTAGAAGGCGGCGGCGGACTCGGTGCACGCGGGCGTGAGGCCGCCGATGACCTTCGGGGTGCCGGCGAGGCCGGGCAGGCGCGCGCCGGGGTCGACGCGGCCGGGGGAGTACGCGAGGTGGAAGTCGCGGCCGGCCCGCAGGCCCGAGCCCTCCTCCAGGAGCGCGCGGAGCGGGCCCTCGGTGGTGCCGGGCGGGACGGGGGACTCCAGGACGACGGTGGTGTGGGGGCGGAGCCGGGCGGCGAGCGCGCGGGCGGCGTCGGTGACGGCCGTGAGGTCGAGGCCGCCGTCGGGGCCGGGCGGGGTGGCGGCGCAGATCACCGCGGTGCGGACCCGGCCGAGTTCGGCCGGGTCGGTGGTGGCCCGGAAGCCGCCGGAGAGCATCCGGCGGAGCTCGGAGGCGGTGAGGGAGCCGTCGACCGGGGGCCGGCCCGCGGTGAGTTCGGCGACCGGGCCGGGATCGGTGTCGAAGCCGGCGGTGGCGATGCCCGCGGCGGTCGCGGCCTGGGCGAGGGGGAGTCCGTGGTGGCCGAGGCCGATGACGGCGAGGTCTGCGGGCATGGGGGGTGGGCCGTCCTTCCCGGTAGCCGTGACGACGTGCGTACGCAATGTCAGACTAGGAGTAAATATGACCGATATGCGGCATTGCATGATCGAAGGTCGCCGAGTGTTATCCACAGGTCTGTGCGGGGGCGGTGGCCGAAGCCGCCGGACCGGTCCAGAATCGGGACTGTGAGCCGGGCCACACGCGGTCCGG
The Streptomyces roseofulvus genome window above contains:
- a CDS encoding GuaB3 family IMP dehydrogenase-related protein, encoding MTEIEIGRGKRGRRAYAFDDIAVVPSRRTRDPKEVSIAWQIDAYRFELPFLAAPMDSVVSPQTAIRIGELGGLGVLNLEGLWTRYEDPQPLLDEIAELDEATATRRLQEIYAAPIKEELIGQRIKEVRDSGVVTAAALSPQRTAQFSKAVVDAGVDIFVIRGTTVSAEHVSGAAEPLNLKQFIYELDVPVIVGGCATYTAALHLMRTGAAGVLVGFGGGAAHTTRNVLGIQVPMATAVADVAAARRDYMDESGGRYVHVIADGGVGWSGDLPKAIACGADAVMIGSPLARGTDAPGKGHHWGMEAVHEDVPRGKLVDLGIVGTTEEILTGPSHTPDGSMNFFGALRRAMATTGYSELKEFQRVEVTVADSQHRR
- a CDS encoding nucleotide sugar dehydrogenase, which gives rise to MPADLAVIGLGHHGLPLAQAATAAGIATAGFDTDPGPVAELTAGRPPVDGSLTASELRRMLSGGFRATTDPAELGRVRTAVICAATPPGPDGGLDLTAVTDAARALAARLRPHTTVVLESPVPPGTTEGPLRALLEEGSGLRAGRDFHLAYSPGRVDPGARLPGLAGTPKVIGGLTPACTESAAAFYGRFTDKVVRARGPREAETVKLLETNFRHVNIALVNEMAVLCHELGVDLWDVIRCAETKPFGFQAFRPGPGVGGHGVPVERLGGHHPLRLVELAGQVNQRMPRYVVQRAAALLNEHGKSARGARILLLGITYKPDLADREGSPADEIAHRLMDLGATVSFHDPHVPDWRVRDLPVPRADSLYEAAAHADLTVLLQHHRVYDLQGLAVKAQLLLDTRGATPAGTAHRL